In a genomic window of Capra hircus breed San Clemente unplaced genomic scaffold, ASM170441v1, whole genome shotgun sequence:
- the LOC108635211 gene encoding melanoma-associated antigen B4-like encodes MPRRHKNKSHARGKRHQVRGDTQEAQASAAAAPKEECPSSPSSAPQGSPLSSPAAGDQELQGAMAPSSADAGPSCAGSDEGAQGPEEESAGASQAAPATQSTRKDPLARKARILVEFLLEKYTKKEPITQNALMKIVSRKYRQHFPEILSTALERVELVFGLEMKEVDRSRNIYTLISKLNLGGNDCPSGEGGLPKSGLLMVLLGVVFMNGNRATEEQIWEFLSMLGIYAGRRHWIFGEPRRLITKDLVQKEYLNYRQVPNSDPPRYEFLWGRRACAETSKMKVLEVLAKFHGRVPSSFPDLYDEVLRDQAERAGLRGEARAPPMADAFAPSKAKSRSSSHI; translated from the coding sequence ATGCCTCGGAGGCACAAGAACAAGTCCCATGCCCGCGGGAAACGCCACCAGGTCCGGGGGGACACTCAGGAGGCCCAGGCCAGTGCTGCTGCAGCCCCAAAGGAGGagtgcccctcctccccctcttctgCCCCTCAGGGTTCTCCCCTGAGCTCCCCTGCTGCTGGCGACCAGGAGCTTCAGGGAGCCATGGCCCCTAGCTCTGCTGATGCAGGGCCTTCCTGTGCAGGATCTGATGAAGGTGCCCAGGGGCCAgaggaggaaagtgcaggtgcctcCCAGGCAGCCCCTGCCACTCAGAGCACTCGCAAAGATCCTCTGGCCAGGAAGGCCAGGATACTGGTGGAGTTCCTGCTGGAGAAGTACACCAAGAAGGAGCCCATCACGCAGAATGCCCTGATGAAAATCGTCAGCAGGAAGTACAGGCAGCACTTCCCTGAGATCCTCAGTACAGCCCTTGAGCGCGTGGAGCTGGTCTTTGGCCTGGAGATGAAGGAAGTCGACCGTAGCAGGAACATCTACACCCTCATCAGCAAGCTCAACCTCGGGGGAAACGATTGTCCGAGTGGTGAGGGGGGGCTTCCGAAGTCTGGTCTCCTCATGGTGCTCCTGGGGGTCGTCTTCATGAATGGTAACCGTGCCACAGAGGAGCAGATCTGGGAATTCCTCAGTATGTTGGGGATCTATGCTGGGAGGAGGCACTGGATCTTTGGGGAGCCCAGAAGGCTCATCACCAAAGATCTGGTGCAGAAGGAGTACCTGAACTACCGCCAGGTGCCCAATAGTGATCCTCCGCGCTATGAGTTCCTGTGGGGCCGGAGAGCTTGTGCTGAGACCAGTAAGATGAAGGTACTGGAGGTTCTAGCCAAGTTCCATGGTAGGGTCCCTAGTTCCTTCCCAGACCTCTATGATGAGGTTCTGAGAGATCAGGCggagagagcagggctgagaggtgAGGCCAGGGCTCCACCCATGGCTGACGCCTTTGCCCCTTCCAAGGCCAAGTCCCGCAGCTCCTCCCACATCTAG